GATCAAGGTGATCTCGACCTTCAGCCCAGGATTGCGCGAGGCGATCGCGTCGCGCATCATCCCGCTCTGCCGCAGCGCGAGCGGGCTCCCGCGGCTCCCGATGACGAGCGTGCGGCCGGACGGACTCTCGCCGGCCATCAGGCGTCGTCCTCCGGGGAGGCGTCGAGGGCCGGCGCCGGGCCGTTTCCGTTCAGCTCGGGGGCCGCCTCGCCCAGCTCGAAGAGCTGGCGCGTGATCTTCACGAGGTCGTGGCCGTCCCGGCTCTCGAGAGCGTGCTTGAGCTCGACCGTCGGGTGGTGGAGGAGCTTGTTCACGACCGACGAGACGATCTCCTCGATGGCGTGCTCCTGTCTCGGGTCGAGATCCCCGAGCTTCGCGCGGTGGCGCTTCAGCTCGGCCGACGCGATCTCGCCGAAGCGGCGCCGCAGGTCGACGATCGTCGGCTTCACCTCGAGGGAGCGCAGCCACGCGGCGTATCCCAGGACCTCCTCGTCGACCATCGCCTCCGCGATCGCCGCCTCGCGCATCCTCTCGGCGAGCCCCGTGTCCACCACGGTCTGCAGATCGTCGATGTTGTAGAGGTAGAGGTTGTCGAGATCGTTCAACCGGGGATCGACGTCGCGCGGCACCGCGATGTCCACGACGAACAGGGGCCGGTGGCGCCTCGACTTCATGATGGCCGGGCCGTCCTCCGCGCGGAGGACGTAGTGCGGGGCCGCCGTCGACGAGATGATGATGTCGACCCTGGAGACGTACTCGAGGTACCGGTCGAAGTTGATCGCCTCCCCCTGAAACTCGCGCGCGAGCTCGACGGCCTTGTGGTACGTGCGGTTGGCGACGAAGACCCCCTTCACCCCCTGCTTCATGAGATGCCGCGCCGCGAGCTCGCTCATCTCCCCCGCGCCCAGGATCATGATCGTCCGCCCCTCGAGCGAGCCGAAGATCTTCGCCGCGAGCTCGGCGGCGGCGTAGGCGATGGAGACGGGGTTCTTCGCGATCTGCGTCTCGGTCCTCACGCGCTTCGCGCACGAGAAGGCGCGCTGCATGAGCGACGAGAGGGCGGGGCCCACCGTCCCGGCCTCGACCGCGACGGCGTACGCCTCCTTCACCTGCCAGAGGATCTGCGGCTCCCCGACGATCATCGAGTCGAGGCTCGACGCCACACGGAAGACGTGCCGCGCCGCGTCGAGATCGACCATGCGGTACGCGTGGTCGTCAAGGACGCCGATCTGCCCGGGGCGCCGGGAGCCGATGAAGCTCCGGATCGCCTCCCCGGCCTCGTC
This region of Acidobacteriota bacterium genomic DNA includes:
- a CDS encoding glutamyl-tRNA reductase; the protein is MMLYLVGLNHRSAPVDVRERLHFPRQELGAALPELARMPSMREAIILSTCNRIEVIASAGGVDEAGEAIRSFIGSRRPGQIGVLDDHAYRMVDLDAARHVFRVASSLDSMIVGEPQILWQVKEAYAVAVEAGTVGPALSSLMQRAFSCAKRVRTETQIAKNPVSIAYAAAELAAKIFGSLEGRTIMILGAGEMSELAARHLMKQGVKGVFVANRTYHKAVELAREFQGEAINFDRYLEYVSRVDIIISSTAAPHYVLRAEDGPAIMKSRRHRPLFVVDIAVPRDVDPRLNDLDNLYLYNIDDLQTVVDTGLAERMREAAIAEAMVDEEVLGYAAWLRSLEVKPTIVDLRRRFGEIASAELKRHRAKLGDLDPRQEHAIEEIVSSVVNKLLHHPTVELKHALESRDGHDLVKITRQLFELGEAAPELNGNGPAPALDASPEDDA